The Xanthocytophaga agilis DNA window AATGGACAACAACTTGTACAAAAAATAATACATTGATAGGCTAGTTAAATCATTCAAAGGTGTTTATCCGGATGTATATTTACTATCGGTAAACACCTTTTTTATTGCCTCTATTGCTTTTTATTTTGCGTCAAAGCCGATTGATTTTATAAGGCAACCTCCAGGCTCATATCTATTTTTTCGTCCCCCATAATCAGAATACCACTTTCAGGATTTTCAAAAGGCAAAGTACGCAGAATAGTAGCCAGTTGTTTCTTTGTTTGTTGCAGATAGGCAATATCCTCAGAAGTTAGGGGCTGACGATAAATAAAATTGGTAAATTGCGGAAAGGAATCTACTAAGGCATCTTTAGTATAGATTTCTACTCCATCTAGCAAAGCAAGTGTTTGGCCTATGTAAAAAGGGATAGTTTTCCATATGTCGATATCATTGGTATACTTTGCGTCAAAGGAAGTTAAAGTAGTAAAATCCAGTAATTCCAATGAATCAAGTTTATGAAAAAACGGGTGGATACCATTCAGAGTAGGCCGTATAACAGATCTATATTGGGTGCGAGTGCAAAAAGTAAGAACTGTACGAATACACCGATAGATATTGAGTAGCAGATGTCGCTTTACTTTATGGGTAACAGGTAATGGATACGCCTGGATATGCAATCTATATGTATCAAACAAGGCATTGTTTAATCCATCAATGGTCGATTTGGACGGAATCGTATTTACGATGACTCCGTCCTGAATAGTGATGAGATTTATATTCCAGCTCACATGATGGTGTTGCCGATAGGCATTGATCCACTCCTGGCTGGTTTGTTTATCAGGAATATGTTCGCATTCCAGCAGTACATCTTTATCTAAACTGTTAGCCGAACCGAAAAAATAATAAGGCGCCTGCAATAAGAAAGTATCCATAGAGGTATACTAAATGTAGTTACACAGTTAAGATGTACAACTATTCTATGACTTCAAGCAATGTATGAAATGAAACATATTTCCCACCAAAACGAGCGTCATGTTCTGTTCGTAAAGCAGTAGCATATTCGCTTTCGTATTTCTCGTAGTCTTCCATACTATTCATAAAGTATTGAAACGAATAAGTAGTACCCCCATTCTCTATTTCTGTCAGGAGTTTCAATATTTTGTTATCTACAAACAATCCTGTCAATAAAATATTCGGAATATGATGTTCACGCATCCATTGTATCCACTCATCGTGCACATTATCATCAATGTTAATGGTGATATTGTATAATATCATAGGGTATGATTTGTGTTGTAAAGATATATTAGCAAAACAAAATAGGACGGTTGCCTTTTCTGCCGAAAAATAGAAACATTTACCGGAAAAAATTGTTCGTATAAAAAATAATCTGTCTTTCGCATTAAAAATAATGTCTCTCAGCTGTTCATGACTCTTCCCAAATCAATCTTTACCTCTACATCCATTCCATTAGAAACTAGTTCTACATTGTATAGAACAATCTTTATCTTGTTGATAATGATGCACGTTGCAGGGATTATTGGGTTAAACTGGCAAGTGACTCAACCGCTATTTATCGTTTTGGTACCTTTTAATCTATTGGCTACAACAATATTATTGTTGTTATTTCAACCTATTTTAACTACCTCATTTTATATTTTCTGTTTGATCTGTTTCATAACAGGTTATCTGGTAGAACTTGCAGGCATAAAAACAGGACTCATTTTTGGAAACTATGAATATGGCCCAACTCTAGGCTGGAAGATAGCTGGAGTACCCATAATCATTGGTTGTAATTGGCTTACTCTAATCTATTGTACAGGTATCATTTCCCATACCTACCTTCGAACTAATTGGCTAAGGCCTATTTTTGCTTCATTGTTAATGATTTTTATAGATTATTTTATTGAACCAGTTGCCATGCATCTTGACTTCTGGTCGTGGCAAGATAATAATGTGCCTTTTCATAACTATCTAGGCTGGTATGTTACTTCATTCTTTTTGCAATTAGTATTCTCAGTACTTGTACCTGTCAAGCAAAATCCGATGGCACTACCTGTATACCTGATACAATTTGCATTCTTTCTGAGTTGTAATTTACTATATTACTTCCTTTAACTCTGCACAAGATAATAGGAGGTCTGCTTTAGAATAGATCGCTTTAAATAAAAATTCGGTTTCTTTAAACAAATCATACAGTTATGTGTTTAGCATGTATCCATCTATTTGTATCAGTTTGCGATATGAAAAAGAAACGTTTGGAGTCGGCTACGGGGACCTGTAGTTAAACAGGTTTGTCGCATATGTTATTTCCTCAATTGTTTTATTAAAGTTTTATTTGACCTGGCAGTAACTACAAGTAGCAGCAAGTTATCTGTCTATGATTAAATAGTATGTATTATGAGTGTGTATTCAATTAAAGATCTGGAAAACCTTTCGGGGATCAAAGCTCATACACTTCGGATCTGGGAACAACGCTATAATATAGTAACGCCCAAGCGTACAGATACCAATATCCGGTACTATGATGATAATGATCTGAAATTAGTTTTGAATATATCGTTGCTACAGGAGCATGGTTTTAAGATTTCCAAAATCGCTCAGATGCAGCCGGATATAATACACAGGCAAGTATTAGATCTCAGTGAACAAGGTATACGATATACGGATCAGATTCAGGCACTTACCATTGCAATGATTGATCTTGATGAAGAACGTTTTGAAAAGGTACTTACAAGATGTGCCTTGCAAATGGGCTTTGAACAGACAATGATTCAGGTAATTTTCCCATTTCTAATTCGGATTGGTATACTATGGCAAACTGCTGCCATTACTCCTGCCCAAGAGCATTTTATTTCACACTTAATACGGCAAAAAATAATTGTAGCGACAGATGGTCAGATAACGAACTACACTAATCAACAGCACAAGTATATGCTCTTTCTACCAGATGGAGAGTTGCATGAACTAAGTTTGTTATTTGCGAACTATCTACTGAGGGTACGAAAGCAAAAAGTTATCTATCTGGGACAAAGTCTTCCTTTTCAGGATATAGAAAGTGTACATGCTATTCATAAACCTGATTATTTGTTTACAATAGTTACTTCTGTTCCAGGTCCGGACGAACTACAGCCTTATATTACTAAACTATCTCAGGCATTTCCTAATACAATTATTTTAATTTCAGGCTATCAAGCTGTCACCCAGTCGCTCGATTGCCCCAACAATGTACTCATCATGAAGAAAATTCAGGACTTTATCGAATTCATCGACAATCCGTCTGAGATTTCATAGAAATAAGAAAGCCTTTCCTACAGGAAAG harbors:
- a CDS encoding carotenoid biosynthesis protein gives rise to the protein MMHVAGIIGLNWQVTQPLFIVLVPFNLLATTILLLLFQPILTTSFYIFCLICFITGYLVELAGIKTGLIFGNYEYGPTLGWKIAGVPIIIGCNWLTLIYCTGIISHTYLRTNWLRPIFASLLMIFIDYFIEPVAMHLDFWSWQDNNVPFHNYLGWYVTSFFLQLVFSVLVPVKQNPMALPVYLIQFAFFLSCNLLYYFL
- a CDS encoding DUF4286 family protein — encoded protein: MILYNITINIDDNVHDEWIQWMREHHIPNILLTGLFVDNKILKLLTEIENGGTTYSFQYFMNSMEDYEKYESEYATALRTEHDARFGGKYVSFHTLLEVIE
- a CDS encoding MerR family transcriptional regulator, which produces MSVYSIKDLENLSGIKAHTLRIWEQRYNIVTPKRTDTNIRYYDDNDLKLVLNISLLQEHGFKISKIAQMQPDIIHRQVLDLSEQGIRYTDQIQALTIAMIDLDEERFEKVLTRCALQMGFEQTMIQVIFPFLIRIGILWQTAAITPAQEHFISHLIRQKIIVATDGQITNYTNQQHKYMLFLPDGELHELSLLFANYLLRVRKQKVIYLGQSLPFQDIESVHAIHKPDYLFTIVTSVPGPDELQPYITKLSQAFPNTIILISGYQAVTQSLDCPNNVLIMKKIQDFIEFIDNPSEIS